The sequence TACTCAGACACCTTGTTATGGGACATTCACAGCAAAACTTTAGCTTAATTGGTGAGAATCaatttctttcattatttttagttaaaaaaactTGAAATGATGGgaacattttaaaatattttctaccAACTATCCTATTTACTTAGTAACAAACTTTGCGATAAAATAAGTAAACTAAATATCACGTCATAACCATTGGATAATAGGCATTTTTTTCAAAATAGCTTTACACTTAAAAAGAACCTCAAGTCACTTCTTTAAAAAGACCTTTTTTCCTGAAACTTTGAAGTTCAtatctatctttttttttctccaatttttttttattttattcatcaacTTCATACATAAAATTAGTATTCGGATATTTTACTAGAACATTCAACAGCAAAATTAATTAACATTGTTCACtctaaaaaaattattcattCTCTTATGACATTAATAAATATCTCAACAtttattctctattttttttttcattatatatTNNNNNNNNNNNNNNNNNNNNNNNNNNNNNNNNNNNNNNNNNNNNNNNNNNNNNNNNNNNNNNNNNNNNNNNNNNNNNNNNNNNNNTAATATATCTAATTTATTTTAAAGATATATATAATGGATACCTTATCTAAAAACTTGAGAGTATTTGACGAAGTCAACATTCTCTTTTGAATAGAATCCAGTATTCCATTGTATTTACCGGAGGGAAAACCATTTCCCAATGTGTTGTAATTAAGAATGCACAGGCCAATCTTGTAGTCTGAAGTTTTATACCATTGCAACTTGCAAGGACGTTCTCTTAcgaaataatatattaaaatatgaaCGAGAGattatgaaaataataataatttaaagttaGAAAAAATGATAAAACGAAAAACAATATTTTGAAAATCGAACAGATATTCAAATCagaagagttttttttttctaNNNNNNNNNNNNNNNNNNNNNNNNNNNNNNNNCTTCAAACCCGCTTCCCCAGTTTTCGCAAAAGGCCAAAATCCAACAAAGTCAAACAGCTTCCCACCGATTTATGTACGTGTTTGGAATACGGTTTACAAATTAAGTAaaactaattttataatttttaagataaaagataatagattatattttattaattactgAAAAATAGAATATAAAGATGTCTAAAAGAAGGACAGTGTAATAAAAGGTAGAGATTTTTTAAAAACATTACACTAAAGGTATTCATCCAACGGTGAGTGatcgaaaaaagaaaaaaaatcttaaaaaagaaagaatgataaatcaaattgaatgcaactaagagTTTGTCTCATAgagatgacgacctaaactgAGAGTTTTTTGGATTTCACGAAACAATTTGACAGAGCTTGTTAGAATTGAAGTAGAACCTTTAAAAATCAACTGCTTTCCAACAGTTCCcgcaaatgatggcaagcaattgaaGATCGACAAATCAAAagagttaaaaatttaaaaatttaaaaatttagtcATATATAANNNNNNNNNNNNNNNNNNNNNNNNNNNNNNNNNNNNNNNNNNNNNNNNNNNNNNNNNNNNNNNNNNNNNNNNNNNNNNNNNNTTGTgatagattttgaattttaaaaaatataaaaataaaatcatttgAATACACGAATTTTATGCATCTTTGTGAATATATTGTAATAGCATCTTTCtcttttttgtctcataaacgcAGAACACTAAAACACATTCAACACattacagtttttttttttttaccaaagataagagactcgaacctacaacttcttaattgaatatgggaagactatgtcatttgagttataccTCAGCAACACATTACAGTATTACACCTTATTATTtagctaataataataaatagaatttaatttttaagTAATGTTAGTGTCAAAaacttttattaatatttaaaatttagaatttaaaaagtaattaattatAGAGTTGTtgactaaaaaaaaaagttaacttTTAATCAAACTCTGTTTTTCCAAAAAAAGGTTCAAAATGTCGTTATCTTTTTAACACTGCATTCTAattgtctttttctttgttatgctttgtttttttttaaatattatttcttgtttttttaaCGGCCCTAAGAGTTCGGAAGGTATTAGAAGAAGAAGCATGTCCCCTGCTATGCCATGTATATATGGCTGTTAGAAATGCTGAGATACGAAAAAGAATTGACGTCGCAATTACCAAAGATACCGCTATTATTGTAACATATTTGATTTCATTTGAAAAAGTAGCATCTCAAATGAGATTCTAACACTAACAGTCTGATTTGTgcatttgtttttttgttttattttttcctGTCAACACTCAAATTagtctaaaaataataaaataaaattttatgcccTTATTTCTTCCGTGAATTTTTCAACTGACTCAATGGAGAAAGATAAGTAAGTAACTAAAATAAAGAGAAGGGAGTTTCTTTTACAATGACACCTGCAATAATTGACACAACATTTTTTTTAACAGCAACATTCTTCAACGacgattttttttaaatgatcacATGTCTTAAACGATTCTTATTAAAAAAAGTTGAATAATTGATAGTCTAAGATTTAGTGGAGTACTCGGacctcaaattttttatttttttaacacaaTTCGGACAGTTTGATTTTTGTACTCCTCATAGATTGGACTGTTTGATTTCTGTACTCTTACCAATTGAACGATTTGATTTCTGTATTTTTACAAATCAGAGGATCTAATTTTTTAAACGGTTCCCTATTTAAAAATAATACCCCAATAatccatattttaaaaaaatatcattgtaATTTCAATATAAAGATAAAAAGTTCGTTGTATGAAGGTTATTTTATCATTGCTTATTTTAaggaaaattatttaaataagatAATTAAAACTTAAAATTATTAAATGAAGAATGTTAAGggtcagcaatttttgtgatttgtagtcatcaaatagtcatcaatgatgattttaatggtgtgagattgatgtgagatttcatccaataatttatttttctttgctaGTTATATACtagccaaaatttaacaaagttacTGACCCCTAATCTTTTCCTTATtaaattacaatttttttaagTTGAAAACGtaattacattttttttatatctatACAAACCATTAGTGTTAGCAACGATTTTTTTATATCTATACAAACCATTATTATTAGCAGcggatttaaaattaaattgataattttttatatCTATACAAACGATTTTTTCTGATCATTGTCCTGCAGAATCATCGaaatcattattttttttatcataatctTGTatacaatatattttttttatcataatctTGTGTACAATATACAATAACTCAGCACCAATGAGTCAATCATAGATCGAGCTGcaaataataaaatgaaataaaatgaaaatgaaataaaatgaagataaaaaatgagaaagaatagttgaaaaataaaataaaaatgacctTTCATATAAAAAAGatgagaaagataaaaaaaatagttgaTAAATAGTATATGTATAAAAAtaagatgaaaaaaaaatagttaaaaaaataaattttactatCAATTCTCaaccataaaaattaaaaacaaaagctacaaaATATGCTACAAAATAAACGTACGTTTACACTACTGCACTTAAACCGGCTGATAACTGTTTATGTTGATTTTGAATCCACTAGTAGTTATTTTGATAATTTTGGGtgctaataattattttatttgagtaaCTCCTCATTTTTATATGATTGCATTAACTTtgagaaaaaatttgaaaaaaaaaatagagccgAAAATTATTAAAAACTTTTCAGCAACTCCTCAATCACGTACACGTATATCAGCTTCCGATGGCGCATTTGCGTGGTAAGGGGCCGACTGAGAGGAAATAAAAgtggaataaaaaataaataaataaatcctgtttattaaaaaatatagaaatagCAATACACAGTACACACCCCGCAGAAATCGGAACGTCCACATGACTGTTAGTTAATTATTGGAGAAAAATCAGAACGTGGAGATTAGACGAAGGGGAAGAAAATCATCACACTATTCAGTTAATTCCATTTGAAGTACTTTGACTTACAAAGTAAGACCGTGCAATGGTATAAACTGAGTTATTGATCTCTCTTCATCataaatatacaataaaaataaataaattaaaccaccaTAAAGATAACGAGAAAACAACGAATGTGCCATTATAATAGCGCCAACAGAGTAGACGAAGAAGTACAAAATTGACAAATATACGAATTCAAATTATTGTCTTACGATGAGTTTAATTTGTACAAACTAAACCCTAAAATTAGAAATGCGAAGCAAAATGGCTAGCTACATGAGAAGTTGAGAACCTGACTAacattagaaaataaaaaaaggtcTAAACTTTTCTAAAAAGATCAAAAGGTCCCTGTGGCTTCAATTGTTTGCATAAAcccaaataaatataataaactaaCCGATCTTTGGCTCCAGTTAAGTGAATATCTGCATGCTTGCAGAAATACTTCAATTGCGGAAGCTTACAACACCCAATCATTTGTcccaaaaacaaaaacaaccaaTTGATATTCCTCTTCTTTGCGGCGATCACCGGAACCGCCGTATTCTTTCCGTTGCAGAACTCACAGTTTGGAAGAACCGGAGCCATCCAAGAACTCGGTGCCCGGTCGTGCGTGTCCCGGTTTTTCTTGATAACGAACCGCGCAACTTCGCGAAACTTCCCTTCCAGATCGAAATCCATTTCGTATTGCTTCTGACACGATCTGCATTTAACGGTTCCGGAGATTGAGCTAATTTTGTTTGCCAGTAAGTGTTCAAGAGTATGAACTGTGGCGAGTTTGGTTGTGGCCCATGGGAATGGCGGTGGATCTATGGTCTTTGTTTTGGCGGTGGCTTTTTTCGTTCGTCTGGTCATCGCCGCCGGCAACATAAGTGGCTGAGCGGGTTTTTGGTCTTCTTGTGATGAGTGCGTGGGTGTGGGCGTGGGTGgtgaagggagggagagagagagggttagcCATTGGTCATTATTGATTGTACCGTCGTCCATGgctgaattgaaaacaaaaaaatggTAGGTAACTTTGTGTTTTTTATTAGGTTTTTGGGATTTGAATTTTAAGTTGAAAGGGTGAATTTGGTTCTGAACTCTGAGATATGTGAAACTAATAAAGGGAGGCTATGCAATGAATGTTTGTCGATAAGCCGTTATATGAGAGAGAAATCATATCCAAAATCACGTTGCCACCTCATATAATAAAAATACTgtcattttttataattaaatttgtctaaatagaataaaaattaatCTTATTAGTCAAATTATGTAAATATTGTCTTATCCAACGCTTTTTAGTATGAACATGCCTTTCTTTTTAGAATAGTGGCGTGTAATTTGACATTCTAAATTGGTGGAAAGTGAATTTtactaaatatataatttttgggCAAATTGCAAGAGACGTCTAGCCATGCCAATTTTCATAGTTACTTCACAATCGACATTTAGTACTAGAAGAAGGATATTGAATAATTATAGAAATTCTTTAACTTCAATGACAGCTGAATCGTTAATTTGTACACGAAATTGGCTCTGAAACTCTCCAAAACTTGTTCTTGAAGAACTCATCGAGGAATTAGAGAAGTTAAAATTTGGTATAATTAAACTTTGActtataattttctttattttaatctagtttttatttatatatataatttgttatGATTATTTCTTGTTTTATATATTTTGTCGAAGTTGTACCCACTTCTGACCCTAATGAAGAAGATTCTGGTGTTGAGTCTGATTGAGTACATCTTGTTATGATATGAATTGTTCTCTTTATTATTAGAATGTATAACTAGATTAGAATATTTTTCTACTAgtgttatattattattattgttgttcttATTATGTAACTGCTTTTTTATTTCAAGTTGATTTGCGTTAAGAAGTTTAGCTGTTTTGTTGGAGAAGACACCATAATTTGGCTATCTTttaatgaaaatttatttttattttcagttgtgtTAGACTATTaaacttttaaacttatttaattatcgtatttgaatttcttttgtcGTTAAATTTCTTTGTGAAATAATAtgatagtattttttttaattgattaagaaaaccgaacaaaccgaaccaaaccaaactgcAGTTTAAATAGACgattggatcggatgacttttctttcaaaaaccgaaccaaatcATACCACAAACATCCTAAATTATTTATTGATATTAAtagttgttatttttattttgaaaaattgttTGTCCATAAAAATCTattatatagaataaaatattgttCCGTCTTTTACTATTGATGGCCTAGCAAACTTTTTATAAAATCTATATTAGTAGATTttatttatatgaaaaaaaagacttatgtatatgtatttaaataaaattcgtAATACTATGATACTGTTatgcataaaaaaatattaatgatttttATTATAATCGCATAAGAAACTCTGATTAACTATGTGATGTAATtaccaatgagtaatagctcaaatggcatagttttcccatactcaattaagaggttgcgggttcgaatcttctatttttgataaaaaaaaataactatgTGATGCAATTCTAACTAATTCGGTTTGTGATAAGTGTGTTATTAAGTAATCACACATCTAattgatttttttctaaaaaatttatacATGAGAATATTATTTATTTCTAACGTCCAAAGTTAGCATGATGAgagatatagaaaaaaaaaaaagaaaatcaagtGTCACAATTTTTTTCCTAATTAATTTCAATAAGCATTAATTTCTCTGATTAGATTAAGTTTCAATTCTTAtttacaaattttttatttatactgaaataataaaataatttaattatattttcttCCACACCAGTAGCTCAATAGGCCATACTTTTTTATTGGGGTGAAgaataatatttattaataatttatatcTGAATACAATTTTTATAGATAATAGCGGTTACACTtggcaaaaattttaagttttgaacAATTACATTTAGATTAGATGTATATGATTATAGACAAACTTaaacttcaataaaaaaaaattcaatttaaagtaTTTACAAAATTGATAAAATATGATTCCATAATGCTTTTATATTTCAAATATAGTTGTCGATACTTCAATTAGAATAGAACAatgatatttaatatttttagaatCGACAAAAGACGGTTTTATAGTTATTTAATATTTCATAGTTAACACCATGTTAAGTTTTCAACTATTTAAAGATTCATATATTTAGTTGATCAGTCACTTGATCTTTCTAATTaaatattcaaaatattttaacattaatttgtattttttttctactatttttttcAATTGGTAActcataaaatatattttaactaaatatattttaaaaaaagatgaatTTATTGTTATATATAAGTGACTATTGACATTATTTGAATCTAATATTTTGTATATACCTAATTAATTATTTCCTTGAAAGTATGCATCTTTGGTATGGGATTCAAAGACCAACTCCTAATAAATTACTTTTGCGATTAAAATAGGTTACAATAAAATCTAGATTTTTCTGCCTTTTTAACTAAACaaccataaaaatttttcaatttcataTTGTTATTTACAAATAACGATAAATATTAAATACACGTGCATTATTTTAAATATAACCTTAATAAATTAGATTgactttttttaatataaatttgttATAAAAGATCGTATacttttaagattttattattattattttattttatttttaataattagaaCTATAGATCGGCAAAAAGATCGAATTCTAAATTTCTAACCTACTATCCAATCTAGTTTTATGGGCAAATGACCCATATAAACCATAGTATGGAAAAATTTACATGATTCTATCAAAGAAAAAATCGTTACAAGGTTCCACCAAGTGGACATTTCTATGTAATTCGAATTAGTACAATTCAAATTACACATTCACAGTAATTCGAATAagactgattcgaattacacacacgtACGCACACAagcactaattcgaatcaacctgattcgaattacacacacagtACTCAGACTAATTCGAATCatgctgattcgaattacatagggTATAATTCGAAATATGCTGTTTCGAATTATGAAGGGCCAAACGTGTATAAATATGGTGTGAACGTAAATTCCTCTCATTAGAGTGACaaaatggctagtgaggagagttttgtagtgTTGGTACATTACAGAGGATCAATTAAGAGAAAAACACAatctggtgtgaagttcactgataaggatcctctcagTATTTTTATGAGACCTACGACGAGATATGATGACTTTGTGAATTCTATACTACAGAAACTTGGGCTGCAAGGCGTGAAACGGGTTCAGAAGTTATTCTATCGCATTCCGATCTCAGTGCTGCGAGAAGACGTGAAATACGATTGTTTCACCATAGGGAGTGATGAGGATTTGCAGGTCATCTTCCATTGTCGTAGGCAGTTTCCCAAGGTCAGGACACCTgagctgttggcaaagttggttgatgtggtatctagCTCGGGGGTTCGAACTGGGATACCCACACTATAGGCACGGTAGCCGGTTCTAGCTCGAGACCTGTTGGCGCATCTTCGTCCGTCCCTGTGAATGAACCTCCGGACGaatctcactacaagaaaatggaatatttgtaacaaaaaatttgtatcaaatttaaaattgttacaaaaaaataatattttgtaataataattttttattgttacaaaagaataatgttttgtaacaacattacaagttCTTACAAaacataataatattttataataacctgttttattttgttacaaattatgttaatTTTTGTAACGATAtagtgttttgttacaaaatattgtaatatttgtaacaaattttttttttgttttaaaaactccaattgttttgtaacaaaataactttttgtttcaaaaactccagttgttttaaacaaaaaattaatttgtcacaaaattcaatattNNNNNNNNNNATGTATGTattcattaatttttaaaaattataaatattattttatattcttctaaataattaatatataatttttattaataattagatttttacactacaaattttttaataattagtgGAGATTTTTTAGTGGAAATTTTTAAAAACTtacacaaaatattttatttgtggCAAATTATAAAACTCTCctacataattttaaaaatttcccCACTATTACACATAATTAAAATTCTCAACCCCCTCCAAACAAATCCTAAAGCTCTCAGCTGTTGCAGTGTGAGAGAAAAGATCTCGTGAAAATGTGCAAGAGGCTAGCTTCAACCCTAAAGCTCACAGCCGTCGCTGCCTCCATCGCTGCCGCCATCACCACCACCATATCTGTAAGACCCGGAACttttgaaaaatcttattatgatcaagtcttaaatcatatagttatttatagttttaatttcagaaattattttattaaagataattagagtaagttttgattaattgaatttaaaataaattaggattattatccaattttacaattattgaattattttctatatttaaattataaagttggtaattatgaaataataagaagtttaaatgatttggactaaataattaatatttaaagtaTTAATATTGCTGCTttggaaaatagaaaaattaattatttatttctaatttttggatttgaatattttattgaaagtaatttgtaaaattgatgaacaaatagtatttttatacattattattgttggagtaaaatttattcttaattactatattatccccatttttatttgaaattacaaaactacCCCTAGACCTATTTTTACTCAAAACCCTAATCCACCCTCACTCATCTCCCAAACCTAAACGCCTCAGCAAACTCATCAAGCTTGAAACATTCACACACAGCAGCACCGAACTCAAGAAACAGAAAGGGTAGAGAGGAGAGGGATTCACAGGAAGAAGGGGAAGGGAGAGTGAGGACGGCGCCGGCGGAGAAGGGGAGGGGAGAGTGAGGACGGCGCCGACGGACGTCACTGCCGCCGCGCCGTCGTGTCGCGCAGAGAAGAGAGAGGTTCAAGTCgaggaaggagaaggaggagaaggcCGTACTGTTGCTGCCGCCGTTCGGTCTGTCCACGAGCTGCTGTCAGAACCGCGCGAGGAGGAAGCCGTAGTGAGGAGAAGCGTCACGTCGCTGCCGCTGTTCGGGCCGTCTTCGTCGTCGCCGATTCCCTTCGTTGCCGCCGTCGTTGATGAGCCCAGTCACTGCTGATCTGGTCTGAGGGTGAGGGAACGCGAACAGAACGGAAGACGGGGAGCCACCGCCGCTGCTGGCTGAACCCCCCAATGCTCCATATCACCTCTGCCGTCTGGAACTGGCTTCGCCATAGCTGAAAGGCTGGGCTTGGAAGGTACTTCCGTCGTCATCTCTTCTCACAAGCAggtccttttccctttctcttcctctttgccTCCAATTAATTATATTCATTACTCAATTTTCTTGTTTCTACAACAAAATGTTGAAGAGGCTGCAGAAAAACTTAGGGCTAAAGGAATTGAAATTTTGGCCCTTGTTTGTCATGTCTCCAATGATCAACAGAGAAaggatttgattcaaaaaatcgCACAGGTCACCCTTTTATATTCATTTTTATCGAATGCATTATCCTTTATTAAAATTTGTTTGAATGCTGTTGAACATTACATAAGTGTGGAAATATAGATGTGATTGTGTCAAACGCAGCTGCAAATTCTTCTCAATAGTGCCTGTTTTTGGGGTAAATAATTTGATTATGGTGTTAAGATCTAAACTTCTAATTCTAAAGTTAATTGTTTATGGCTTCAGTCCTTGAATTCATTTAATGTTATCATAGTTTCAATTGGTGTAATATGTTGTTGGAAATGACATAAATACCTTTTGAATAGTTACTTGTGTTTATAGTGATTGCATTGTGTGCGCATTTGTTGTTGAATAATTTCTCACATTAAGTTGTTATTGCTGCTCTATACTTGCTGTTGGTTGCTGCTGATTTTTCCTCCTCATTGATTGCTTGTTAAATGTTCTTAAATTCAATGAGAAAGAAAATGCTGCTGAGTTATTGTTGTTGGTGTTAGAATAGATGATGGTTGCTGAACTGAGATTGGTTTTATTGATAAATCTGTTGCTGAAATCGTTTAGTTTGGCTTGATTGATTTTTTGTTGAATTAATGGATAAACTGCTATGCCCCTGCTGCTTGCAAGTGTAATGGTTATTGACTTCAATGAATAGAATGCTGCCTGAATCCATTACCTTTGTTCATTTTACTGTTTTGGGTACTGTATGATGGGCCATTGATTGCTGTTCTGCTGAGTGCTGCTCTGCTTCTTGCTGGTTGGATTGGTTTTAATTGTTTCCTCATATTTTCTTGCTGGAATTTGCTTATTTACTTGCTTCTTATGAATTCattatgattttttgtgtttttaactgttaaagaattcatatgaaatttgaattgattgattgaaattGTGAAATAGGCAAATTTACTACTGAAATACTGCCGGAATTTATCCTAATCTATTTTTAATATTCATCTTTGATTCAATTAATTGATTGAGTTGGTATTTAattgcttttggttttcaactgttGCTAAGCTCAATTGATTGATTATCCGGCTAAGTGCTTTACTGTTTTGGTTGTTGGAAGCTGGAAGCTTCGGGTTTTGTTATTCA is a genomic window of Arachis ipaensis cultivar K30076 chromosome B06, Araip1.1, whole genome shotgun sequence containing:
- the LOC107646859 gene encoding uncharacterized protein LOC107646859, coding for MTRRTKKATAKTKTIDPPPFPWATTKLATVHTLEHLLANKISSISGTVKCRSCQKQYEMDFDLEGKFREVARFVIKKNRDTHDRAPSSWMAPVLPNCEFCNGKNTAVPVIAAKKRNINWLFLFLGQMIGCCKLPQLKYFCKHADIHLTGAKDRSIYD